A genomic region of Metopolophium dirhodum isolate CAU chromosome 1, ASM1992520v1, whole genome shotgun sequence contains the following coding sequences:
- the LOC132937930 gene encoding zinc finger BED domain-containing protein 5-like, whose amino-acid sequence MPIPLKNVLDEAVKIINFVKSRPLSTRLFTILCEDMGSMHKSLLYHTEVRWLSRGKTLVRLLELRNELYVFFTDHPFNLQLRLNDKIWLFRLSYLADIFTKLNEVNLSIQGKMITVFTANDKIRALKKKIKFWAVCFSQHKIDSFPLLKEYLESIDGNIEDFDEIYGEIEQHLNEILSSLEKYFPESKDIEFIQRYNWVKNPFLINDKPEDLSITEYEEFIEMTTDSSLKTLFDKISLTDFWCSSSITNEYQSLAKKAILALLPFATTYLCETGFSSYASMKTKYRNKLDAEADMRIQLSPIKPNIKILVNKKSQHHGSH is encoded by the coding sequence ATGCCAATACCTCTTAAAAATGTACTTGATGAGGCAGTGAAGATTATAAATTTCGTAAAATCTCGACCATTGAGCACAAGACTGTTCACAATTTTGTGTGAAGATATGGGAAGTATGCACAAATCACTACTTTACCATACCGAAGTAAGATGGCTTTCTCGGGGAAAAACACTTGTACGCTTACTCGAATTGCGCAATGAATTGTACGTTTTTTTCACCGATCACCCATTTAATTTACAGCTCAGACTtaatgataaaatttggttattTCGACTTAGTTACTTGgctgatatttttacaaaattgaatgaAGTGAACTTATCAATACAAGGTAAAATGATCACCGTTTTCACGGCAAATGACAAAATTcgagctttaaaaaaaaaaattaaattttgggcTGTGTGTTTTTCTCAACATAAAATTGATAGTTTTCCTTTGTTAAAGGAATATTTAGAATCGATTGATGGTAATATTGAagattttgatgaaatatatGGCGAAATTGAACaacatttaaatgaaatactatcgtcattagaaaaatattttccagaAAGTAAAGACATAGAATTTATCCAACGATATAATTGGGttaaaaatccatttttaaTCAACGATAAGCCCGAAGATTTATCTATAACGGAGTATGAAGAATTTATTGAAATGACCACCGATTCatctttaaaaactttatttgataaaatatcattaacagATTTTTGGTGCAGTAGCAGTATTACTAACGAATATCAATCTCTGGCTAAAAAAGCTATCTTAGCACTTCTTCCTTTCGCAACAACATATCTATGTGAAACCGGATTTTCATCATATGCATCAATGAAAACCAAATATCGTAATAAATTGGATGCTGAAGCAGATATGCGTATTCAACTCTCGCCTATCAagccaaatataaaaatactggtCAATAAAAAAAGCCAACATCACGGatcacattaa